One Chloroflexota bacterium DNA window includes the following coding sequences:
- a CDS encoding sigma-70 family RNA polymerase sigma factor, translated as SHQLLKEQVEAVLDSLTGRERRVLQLRFGLEDDRARTLEEVGKEFNVTRERIRQIETKALRKLRHPSRSRKLKDYLV; from the coding sequence CCTCGCATCAGCTGCTCAAGGAGCAGGTGGAGGCGGTCCTCGACTCACTGACCGGCCGAGAGCGCCGCGTCCTCCAGCTGCGCTTCGGCCTCGAGGACGACCGCGCCCGCACCCTCGAGGAGGTCGGCAAGGAGTTCAACGTGACCCGCGAGCGGATCCGCCAGATCGAGACCAAAGCCCTCCGCAAGCTGCGCCACCCGTCCCGCAGCCGCAAGCTCAAGGACTACCTGGTGTAG